A window of Gossypium raimondii isolate GPD5lz chromosome 7, ASM2569854v1, whole genome shotgun sequence genomic DNA:
tattgttgttattggAATATAGGATTGCAATTTATTGTCACAATTGCACTTTAGTGACAAAATTTTGCATCCATCTTCTATAAAATTGGAGCCTGTATACCTGATGAGATCTAACTTATTAGACCTTTGGTATGTGTGAGCATgtaatgttttgttttctaAAGATAATGTATGAATCTTTTGGTTGCTTTTCGATGATCTATACCCGAATTGCTCAAATATTTGCTCAACATCCTAACAATTTGCGCAATATCTGAACGAGTACAAACTTGAACATACATTAGATTTCCCACAACTAAAATGTAGGGAATCTTATGCAGTTTCATAATCTTAAAATCATTCATGGAGCACTGGGTGAGACTATTCTTACTCCTACTGATCTtgttatatatacaattattaacCAAAGTTATCTTGAAACTGAATGAGATAATCACTTGGTGAATATTGTAATACCACTAACAAGAGGCCCGCTTAAGCCcacaaatgaattttatttactCTGCAAACCATTGAGTTTGTATCGCCGAGTACAAAGTTTTCTGGTTGCACCATATAAATCTTCTCATCAATATTACCATTGAGAAACACAGTCTTGACATCAATCTAATGTAGCTTAAGGTAAAAATATGTCACTAAAGATATTAAAACTCTTTTTCTGGCGGATATTCTTAATGACATTGGTTCTTGAGGTTGTAGAGTTTGTTACTTGACTATGAGATTCTACGACATTGTCCTAATCTAGAGTTGCTATTTAAATAATACCAGATTTAATAGACTGTTCCTGATATTTATCAATAGCACTTAATATCCTTAAAGAACGGGCATTATCcagcttaaaaataaaataattttggacaCAAGAATTTTTAACTCTTAGATCTTTCAGgctatacaaaaaaaatcaaaggggTCAAGAAAACCGTTAGACACAAGTTTCTCAATTCTCATTTTGGAGATATAACCTAATCTCTTATGTCACAACGAAACTAAAttcttattggttaatttgtatCTCTTACCTATTACGATAGTATGCAAAGATTCATTAAATGAAGCAATagtattaagtaaatatatattattataacctGATAAAAAACCTGAACcaactaaatttgaattatgaaagagactaaattttctatttccaaatgaacaaaaataatggAATTTGTCCAATGctaaaatggaaataaagttCTGCATAAAAGACAATACAACAAATGTCCcattcaaatccaaataaaattcaatcctTAATAATCATCTAAAAATTCCTATTGCTTCAACTTCTACCGAATTACCATTGCCTATGTAAAAGTATCTTTCACCATCATTTGGCTTTCGATAGTTCTGACAACCTTGCATAAGCATACTGATGTGAGTTGTTGCACTAGATACTAATGTCAAATTAACctctaaataaacaaaattaagtagTGCATCTTGCGCATCACAAGAGAGACAACTATATTTAGTTGAATCCTTTTGTGGTGTCGTATCCGcaactttcttatttttctttgtatacCACATTGAAGTTAGATTTGTTAAGAATGTatcaattttagtcttttcattCTTGACAAATCTCTTTTCAATGTCGGCCATGAATTCTTTAGCCATGGTAATCTTATCAAACATAATGCCCCTAAATGTTTTTGGAATGATCTTCTTTATGATTATCATGCACATGCGATTTGATGTCGCTTACCTTTCCATCTCCCTCTATTGATTAGAGGTACTCTCATTTGTAAGCGGTGGAGGAGAATCAATCCTTAATGCAAGGTCGTGATCCATGATTCTGAGAAAAATTATAAGATTCTCTTGCCATGATTTTAAGTTGGTGTCATTTAACATAGGAATTGAGTTAATGCTTACTGTGATGTTGGAAGTGTAATAATAGTTGAATCAAACAAAACAAGATATTTCATCTTAAGATACCAGACActccattaatatttcatctttggacaaaatattaacttgtaagtgaTATTTTGTTGTAgtaatcaaacattgacaataaaaatatgttagaataataaattttcatttactcACATGTAAAACCAAATAATCGTCATATGTTTATTACCACGCTTGCACATATaacttttgttaaatattaactttCGCTTGgtttgatctatattaacatgACTTAAGTTACATATACataaccttttatattttaaaacaaaaaaaatagtcaaaagtcaaaagtcaaaattgaatttctatccgttgtaatttttgaaataaacctaaaataaaattgtctaAATACAGCAATtgttgttaaaaaatttattcaatccCATGATAAATTATCATAAATAGCACTAATAAAATCTCAACATTGCAATTCACACATAGTGAACTTAAAATCCACACAATTCAATAAACagagtaaaatttgataattgcCAATTTTCAACCAATATTTGATAAATGCATCAAATCATTCTACCATACTTAATATATACCAGAGTAATTAGTGAGAGGAAAAAAAACCTAATCCCACAAATCAATAAACAGTGCATCAACCAAAGAATTCTGATGAAATATGCAAAAACAATGTACAATCAACAATGCCAGAATTTACTAAACATCACTATATATAATCGTGAATAGGGATCCAAACACGCactttttttatcataaataatcaaaatctaaattttcaacaaatatCATTCGTTAAaactgtaaaattttaatataaaatttgataaattaatatttatcgtgttaaatcattaaaataaattaagaataaaattaaatacggAAGCATAAAAATCTTGAATATTgtggttttgatttttcaaattaatacataaaGTATTTTAAAGAATGTGGCTCTctttttgaaaatgagatttaagaaaaattatgtatgtgtaatttgaaaataataaccCTAATATAACTTTTGCAGGTTAAACTTAATTTCTATTAAGCCCgtcatcaattaaaaattaattactaaaatatctACATATATTCTAccccatattttatttaataattgagatccaataaaccttaatcaaattaaattactgagataattttttgtaataataaataatatgtatatatgtgaaaaatagTGCTTGTACGTCAATACAGTTTCTTttcacttaaaaaataattttagggacATTGGCTTGAGTAATGTATTTATGgaaaatatgaattataaaatgatatcaGGTTTGGTTGAGGACGAAGTTTGCATACTGGGAATTTGGGCAGGTTAGCGAGTCGTGACAACCTTCTTTGACCCCCTCTATTTATTGCCCTCTCTTTGACAGTCACCTACAATCCACCGCCCAATTCCCCCTTTCTCTCTTttgacctttttattttatgggCTTAAAATGAGAACAAAAAGATAGATTTCTTGCAGCTAACCTAAAACACCATGCAATGGGAAATGAAAAGACCTTCATAAAGTCTCATTCACCTTTTCTTGCAAGAAACCTCGCAATCTCACATGGTGGATTAGGCATATTACACTCCCATCAACAATATACCAACACGCCAAGTCGGCAACATCCTCTTCAAGGCCTTTTTActcacatttttttttcttgatattATTATGTATCTTTGGTGGTTGAGCTATCTATCCTTTCTCGGAACTACCCACCATTAATTCAACACTCTTCTTCCAGCTTTCCCTAAATGACTCTCTTTCTTCTACTTGTTCTTATATTAACTGTCTTTGTTTCACATCTTCCCTCAAGCAAGCTTTCTCCCATTTCTTTTCATACCCAAACCAGTTCCCTTTTAGCTGATTTTTACAAGACAACCATGATTGGAGAGACAAATATGGATAAGGATAGCATTGAGATGGATAAAGAGAGGCTGACGGCGGAAATGGCATTCAAAGACTCCTCCTCTGCCGTCATCAAAATACGGCGAAGATTGCCTGATTTCCTGCAGTCTGTAAAGCTTAAGTATGTGAAGTTAGGGTATGGTTATTCATGTAACCCTGCAACCATTCTCATGGTTGCTTTAGTCCTACCACTTCTCTATACCATTCTGGTTCACTTCATTGATCTAAAAATGGACCGGATTTCCGAGTTATGGACCAACCAATCCCTTCGACTTGAGAGCATTGATGCTGCTACAACACTAGCTGCTTcattgtttatgttcttcctctTTGCTCTCTACTATGCGAAACGGTCAAGGCCGGTTTACCTCGTCGACTTCGCTTGTTTCAAACCTGAAGATGATCGTAAAATGTCAGTTGATTCCTTCCTCAAGATGACTGAAGATAGCGGAGCTTTCGCGGAGGACACGCTCCAATTTCAAAGACGGATATCAACCCGGTCTGGTCTAGGCGACGAGACGTATTTCCCCAGAGGAATAACATCTACACCGCCAAATCTGTGCATGGAAGAAGCTCGATCTGAAGCTGAAGCTGTCATGTTCGGAGCACTCGACTCGCTTTTTGAGAAAACCGGGGTCAACCCCAAGGATATAGGCATCCTTGTCGTTAATTGCAGCTTATTCAATCCAACCCCATCCCTCTCAGCCATGATAGTTAAACATTACAAGCTACGTACGGATATCAAGAGCTACAATCTCGGAGGAATGGGGTGCAGTGCAGGCCTTATATCAGTCGAGCTAGCTAAAAACCTCCTTCAAGCCAATCCCAACACGTATGCCGTAGTGGTAAGCACGGAAAACATAACACTGAATTGGTATTTCGGCAATGACAGGTCCATGTTGCTATGCAACTGCATATTCCGCATGGGTGGAGCCGCTGTGCTCTTGTCGAACAAGGCTGGAGACAAGAGTCGTTCCAAGTACCAGCTGGTTCACTTGGTTCGAACCCATAAAGGCGCGGACGACAAACATTACAACTGCGTCTACCAAAGAGAGGATGAGAAAGGAACCGTTGGGGTTTCTTTGGCTCGTGAACTAATGGCTGTAGCTGGAGACGCATTGAAAACCAATATTACCACTCTGGGTCCCCTTGTTTTACCCTGGACAGAGCAGTTCATGTTCTTTGTTACTCTTGTTCGAAAGAAGATTTTCAAAGCCAAAGTTAAGCCATACATACCTGATTTCAAGCTTGCTTTCGAGCATTTCTGTATCCATGCTGGTGGAAGGGCGGTTTTGGATGAATTGCAGAAGAATTTGCAGCTAACAGATTGGCATATGGAGCCTTCAAGGATGACTCTACATAGATTTGGGAACACTTCAAGTAGCTCCTTGTGGTATGAGCTGGCTTACACGGAGGCCAAGGGTCGGGTGTCGAGTGGTGACAGGGTATGGCAGATAGCATTCGGGTCGGGCTTCAAGTGTAACAGTGCTGTTTGGAGAGCTCTTAGGCGGAGTCCCATGAATGAGTTAAGGGGAAACCCctggaaggatgaaattgataaGCAACCGGTGAAGGTTCCCATTGCTTGATATCTCAAACTCCAATTGAAGTCAATCGTTTGGAATGGTGGGTGCCCTATGACCTGCGGGGTTCTTTCGTTTCCTCtctgtttcatttattttttacttaatgaaaatgtaattattatatatatattccacaTATCGTTATATTGTTATCCTAATGTACgaaaataagattattttaatttttacatactaataaaagataatatcatctaatcaatttttaaaatattaaaaattttaatacatgcatatattttttGGAAATCACAAATCTAGAACATAGATGTGTATTTaagattataataaattttttgaaaggtcaattcattaattcattcaatgaatTAAATCATACAatccagaaaaaaaaatttatcgtAGAAGGTGAAAGACAAGCTCTATCAACACAACAAAAACTTAAGCCTCAGaatcaatagaacattatgacACGTTGACAATTAGCTTTGTCACAATTCAAGTATGACATATCTGGAGTGATTGCAAACACTTAATACGATAAGGAAATCAGCCCTAGATGGTCCAAAGCGGCAATcaaaaatcgacaaaagaatcgagcattcaccaaactagagaggaAGACAACAAAATCATCCCTAAAACCACTTGTAAAACTAAGATTACATGCATAAGCAAGACTAAAAACGTGCTACAAGAGCAggcaaaaacttctaaaactgaagacttattaaacaatggaaaaacaaacaaaaaaaatataaaacttaagaccaCACGGGTCAAATCGACacgtgaaatcatttattattctaaattaatactctcaaaacataaacagaTTAAGAACTTGACGAAGAGTCACCCACTTTTCAAGAAAAACTACTGGTGGCCAGTGGAGTTTTAGAGAACGACAGGCACCTTCATTTGCccatcacaacttgtgaagacaacaaaAATACTTACAAAATACATTTGCAAACTGAAAAGAGAGAAAGCTAGTGTAGTgaatgaggaaaaaaaaagaaagggttgATGGGAGAGGAAAAAAGCGGGCGATAGTCAACCCAGAGGCTGGCACTATCATtgagcaaaacaaaatataagaaGCAAACgacttaattttcttttcttattataCACAGGTTGATcgtatatattaatttttgtttaaaaagtataatattaaGTGCATTACAATGGTTTATTATGGTGTCGTCATTGATTGCGAGTTATTATTGAGTTAACTTGTTATACCAACTCAATTAGTAACATTATTTATAGAGATAAATTTGGTGAGAGAAAACAAGTTATATTAAAAGTtaacttttaaagtttaattaaaatttattattaatgaagcggaaaagaatttatttataaattcattaaatacaagttcaatctttaggtatattaattttaatttttatttaaaattatataaaaatataaaaggacaaaacactatcaaaataaccgtagtaataaattttattaatagtaaagattgatatataacaaatttagtaaaaaaattatgcttTGAGAGTTAAGCTATTTGTGTACTAGTGCATGGTGCCTATGTGGATTTGATTCTGAAAGTTAAAAAGAAGGTTTGAAAATGaagttttttaaagaataaaaactaatgtgaggttataaaataaaagggatagatattaattttgattggaTCACAAACTTTGATAAATTAGAGCTTTGATTCAATTTGGTTGGCAGTTGTGGAattctttaatttgttattgctTTCAAATTTTGCTTCActccttttaaaataaaatgccCATTGATTTTGTTTGTTCATACGTGATTCGCAATCAATTTGGTTGGCGGTTGTGGAATTTTCAATTTAGGTACATTTATTATCCTCACTcaattccttttttctttttcatttgaaaaGTGTAGAGTAATATGTAACTCTTTTGTTTAggttacataatttatattttaaaaaattattaatactataaaaaattattactatgataaaaataatttctaaacaagtaataaaaattaaattcaaatcatcatatatatattatgttagtCTAAAAAAAGTAGTTCATAATATGtttactaataaaaatcaagaaaaataaacattatataaagttttatctaattattctagcgcatatttgttgggttattccctctttaatatttaacctATGCTAGGTTGGTCATTGATTGAGTTCATCATCGTTTGAATTTGAGCACAcatctttaaaattatcaagaTCTCCTTCTTTTACATACTCTA
This region includes:
- the LOC105795517 gene encoding 3-ketoacyl-CoA synthase 1, with translation MTLFLLLVLILTVFVSHLPSSKLSPISFHTQTSSLLADFYKTTMIGETNMDKDSIEMDKERLTAEMAFKDSSSAVIKIRRRLPDFLQSVKLKYVKLGYGYSCNPATILMVALVLPLLYTILVHFIDLKMDRISELWTNQSLRLESIDAATTLAASLFMFFLFALYYAKRSRPVYLVDFACFKPEDDRKMSVDSFLKMTEDSGAFAEDTLQFQRRISTRSGLGDETYFPRGITSTPPNLCMEEARSEAEAVMFGALDSLFEKTGVNPKDIGILVVNCSLFNPTPSLSAMIVKHYKLRTDIKSYNLGGMGCSAGLISVELAKNLLQANPNTYAVVVSTENITLNWYFGNDRSMLLCNCIFRMGGAAVLLSNKAGDKSRSKYQLVHLVRTHKGADDKHYNCVYQREDEKGTVGVSLARELMAVAGDALKTNITTLGPLVLPWTEQFMFFVTLVRKKIFKAKVKPYIPDFKLAFEHFCIHAGGRAVLDELQKNLQLTDWHMEPSRMTLHRFGNTSSSSLWYELAYTEAKGRVSSGDRVWQIAFGSGFKCNSAVWRALRRSPMNELRGNPWKDEIDKQPVKVPIA